One stretch of Armigeres subalbatus isolate Guangzhou_Male chromosome 2, GZ_Asu_2, whole genome shotgun sequence DNA includes these proteins:
- the LOC134210749 gene encoding mitochondrial ribonuclease P protein 1 homolog: MMRALVGAKSTLNLSMRLLNAVQARYTNNKNNGAIMLCRRSYANLPKNQEIRPIANGEPESDSLEPPIDVEKKRKILELEMEVMRQEGRKVPTPAKIKEKNWEHLLTLQSRNQRRHYYLYLWNIEMAKENERIKKEQKRIDIAKRKEEQILANAENDHIIYGLFHNTMFLRVYDSTMDHWNNNRLVQAMQFGQNLVIDCSYDEYMNEKEMSNTAKQLTLCFALNRAHNEPFNVHHCNVNYQKTTMINLQKNLVQIRDPSFPFNITDKSYLDLFPKERLVYLTPHCKNDLEEFNPDDIYIVGAMVDKSSQEAVSLGKAKKQGLRMARLPLDRYFQFKSGKSLTIDQMLQILLELKTSNDFEKALQYVPKRKIVPMDEQQLELQTRLKERKLMGKFKYSMGSFSDRSYKKR, encoded by the exons atgATGCGGGCTTTAGTGGGAGCAAAAAGTACATTAAATTTATCTATGAGACTTCTAAATGCTGTCCAGGCACGatatacaaataataaaaataatggaGCAATCATGCTGTGCCGCCGAAGTTACGCAAATCTACCAAAGAATCAAGAAATACGCCCGATAGCCAACGGAGAACCGGAAAGCGACAGCCTCGAACCGCCGATTGACGTGGAAAAGAAGCGTAAGATCCTCGAACTAGAGATGGAAGTAATGCGGCAGGAGGGACGGAAAGTACCTACACCGGCAAAGATAAAAGAGAAAAATTGGGAGCATTTGTTAACACTGCAATCACGAAACCAGCGTCGCCACTATTATCTGTACCTGTGGAACATTGAGATGGCCAAAGAGAATGAGCGTATTAAAAAGGAGCAGAAGCGGATAGACATCGCTAAGCGAAAGGAAGAACAAATACTGGCCAATGCAGAGAACGATCACATCATCTATGGGCTGTTTCACAATACGATGTTCCTACGGGTGTACGATTCAACCATGGATCATTGGAATAATAATAG ATTGGTTCAAGCGATGCAGTTCGGGCAAAATCTCGTGATAGATTGTTCCTACGATGAGTACATGAACGAAAAAGAGAtgagcaacacggccaaacagCTGACGCTTTGCTTTGCTTTAAATCGTGCGCATAACGAACCATTCAATGTGCATCACTGCAATGTAAATTATCAGAAAACGACCATGATAAACCTGCAGAAAAATTTGGTGCAAATTCGCGACCCATCATTCCCTTTCAATATAACAGATAAGAGCTATCTGGACTTGTTTCCCAAAGAACGGTTGGTATATTTGACGCCCCACTGTAAGAACGATCTGGAGGAGTTCAATCCGGACGATATCTACATCGTGGGTGCCATGGTGGACAAGTCGTCCCAGGAGGCAGTGTCACTGGGAAAGGCCAAAAAACAGGGCTTGAGAATGGCACGGCTGCCGCTGGATCGGTACTTTCAATTCAAGAGTGGTAAATCGTTGACCATCGACCAGATGCTGCAGATATTGCTGGAGCTGAAAACGTCGAATGATTTCGAGAAGGCACTGCAGTACGTTCCGAAGCGAAAAATTGTGCCGATGGACGAGCAGCAGTTGGAGCTGCAGACGCGACTCAAAGAGCGGAAACTGATGGGGAAGTTCAAATATAGCATGGGCAGTTTTTCGGATCGGAGCTACAAAAAGCGATGA
- the LOC134210748 gene encoding ATP-dependent RNA helicase DHX8, with the protein MDELEQLEHLSLVSKICTELENHLGLNDKDLAEFIIDLAEKNPSLEAFKRVLAENGAEFAESFTSNLLRIIQLMKPAKGKGGGGAVDFEDDDRVGGLAVKFPGLAIPNSKKGYESDAGEDDEDEKLDKTKVGGSKNEVDDMFAELESMAPSTSSGKGEHKKSREQQEVENMFAELENLAPSSSKDERDEKRRDRRSRSKDRKRSRSRDRKRSKSKDRKRSRSRDRKRSRSRDRRRSRSRDRDRRRRSSSRHRSRSRDRERRHRSKSRDRERDRRHRRSRSRSRDRHRRHRSGSRDFERRPPPMPEEPEPGKIYDGRVVNIVAFGCFVQLTSFRRKKEGLVHISQLSSEGRVNSVTDVVNRGDNVKVKVISIAGQKISLCMKDADQQTGQDLNPLSHAHLQENSDLANRNPDRPMNVPSMLNLQDNVESIEETSRKKVTRISSPERWEIKQMISSGVIDRSEMPDFDEETGLLPKDEDSEADIEIEIVEDEPPFLQGHGRALHDLSPVRIVKNPDGSLAQAAMMQSALAKERREQKMLQREQEMDSVPANMNKNWIDPLPEEDTRSLAANVRGVGMTMQDVPEWKKAIIGGKKSSYGKKTDMSLVEQRQSLPIYKLRDDLIRAVTDNQILIVIGETGSGKTTQITQYLAECGFIARGKIGCTQPRRVAAMSVAKRVAEEYGCRLGQEVGYTIRFEDCTSQETVIKYMTDGMLLRECLVDLDLKSYSVIMLDEAHERTIHTDVLFGLLKQAVQRRPELKLIVTSATLDAVKFSQYFFEAPIFTIPGRTFPVEMLYTKEPETDYLDASLITVMQIHLREPPGDILLFLTGQEEIDTACEILYERMKSLGPDVPELIILPVYSALPSEMQTRIFDPAPPGSRKVVIATNIAETSLTIDGIYYVVDPGFVKQKVYNSKTGMDSLVVTPISQAAAKQRAGRAGRTGPGKAYRLYTERAYRDEMLPTPVPEIQRTNLATTVLQLKTMGINDLLHFDFMDAPPVESLVMALEQLHSLSALDNEGLLTRLGRRMAEFPLEPNLSKMLIMSVALQCSDEILTIVSMLSVQNVFYRPKDKQALADQKKAKFNQIEGDHLTLLAVYNSWKNNKFSNAWCYENFVQIRTLKRAQDVRKQLLGIMDRHKLDVVSAGKNTVRVQKTICSGFFRNAAKKDPQEGYRTLVDSQVVYIHPSSALFNRQPEWVVYHELVQTTKEYMREVTTIDPKWLVEFAPAFFRFSDPTKLSKFKKNQRLEPLYNKYEEPNAWRISRTRRRRN; encoded by the exons CCGAACTCTAAGAAAGGATACGAATCGGACGCGGGGGAGGACGATGAGGATGAAAAACTGGATAAGACTAAAGTAGGAGGTTCGAAGAATGAAGTCGACGACATGTTCGCTGAGTTGGAAAGTATGGCTCCGTCTACATCATCTGGCAAGGGTGAACACAAGAAGTCTCGCGAGCAACAGGAGGTTGAGAATATGTTCGCAGAGCTGGAAAATTTGGCACCATCATCGTCCAAAGATGAACGAGATGAAAAGCGAAGGGACCGGAGGAGTCGCTCGAAGGATAGGAAGCGAAGTAGGTCAAGGGACAGAAAAAGGAGTAAATCAAAGGATAGAAAGAGGAGCCGATCGAGGGATAGAAAAAGAAGTAGGTCAAGAGATCGAAGGAGAAGTCGATCTCGTGATCGTGATCGGAGAAGACGATCGAGTTCCCGGCACAGATCCAGATCAAGGGATCGAGAACGGAGACATAGGAGCAAAAGTCGGGATCGTGAAAGAGATCGGCGACATAGACGAAGTCGTAGTAGATCGCGGGATCGACATCGAAGACATAGGAGTGGTTCCCGGGACTTCGAGCGCCGACCGCCGCCAATGCCAGAAGAACCAGAGCCGGGAAAAATCTACGATGGAAGGGTAGTCAATATAGTGGCGTTTGGATGTTTCGTTCAGTTGACCagcttccggagaaaaaagGAAGGTTTGGTTCATATTTCGCAGCTATCGTCGGAAGGTAGAGTGAATAGCGTAACGGACGTTGTCAATCGTGGCGATAACGTGAAAGTGAAAGTAATTTCGATCGCAGGGCAGAAAATATCGCTCTGTATGAAGGACGCAGATCAGCAAACTGGGCAAGACTTGAATCCTCTGTCGCACGCTCATTTGCAGGAAAATAGTGATCTGGCTAATAGAAACCCGGATCGACCGATGAATGTTCCGTCTATGCTCAATTTGCAAGACAACGTGGAATCTATAGAGGAGACATCGAGAAAGAAAGTGACTCGCATATCCAGTCCGGAGCGATGGGAGATCAAGCAAATGATCTCGTCGGGAGTAATTGATCGCAGTGAAATGCCTGATTTCGATGAGGAGACCGGTTTGCTTCCGAAGGATGAAGACAGCGAGGCGgatattgaaattgaaatagttGAAGATGAGCCTCCATTCTTGCAAGGACATGGTAGAGCACTTCATGATTTATCGCCCGTTAGGATTGTAAAAAATCCAGATGGTTCTTTGGCGCAAGCCGCTATGATGCAATCTGCTTTGGCTAAGGAGCGTCGCGAGCAAAAAATGCTTCAGCGGGAGCAGGAGATGGACTCGGTTCCGGCGAATATGAATAAGAATTGGATTGATCCACTGCCGGAGGAAGACACTCGTTCATTGGCAGCAAATGTTCGAGGCGTTGGAATGACCATGCAAGATGTGCCGGAGTGGAAGAAGGCGATTATCGGTGGAAAGAAATCCTCTTATGGTAAAAAGACGGACATGAGTCTGGTGGAACAACGCCAATCGCTGCCAATCTACAAGTTGAGAGATGATCTGATCAGAGCCGTAACGGATAATCAAATTTTGATTGTTATCGGAGAGACTGGTTCGGGGAAAACTACGCAGATTACGCAATATCTTGCGGAATGTGGCTTCATTGCCAGGGGGAAGATTGGGTGTACTCAACCGCGTCGTGTGGCTGCCATGTCGGTGGCCAAACGTGTTGCCGAAGAATATGGTTGCCGTTTGGGGCAGGAAGTCGGTTATACGATCCGTTTTGAGGACTGCACCAGTCAGGAAACTGTAATAAAATACATGACAGACGGTATGTTGCTTCGTGAGTGTCTTGTGGATTTGGATCTGAAATCGTACTCGGTTATTATGCTGGATGAGGCGCACGAAAGGACAATCCACACAGATGTGCTGTTCGGACTGCTGAAACAAGCCGTGCAAAGACGACCGGAGCTGAAACTGATAGTGACCTCGGCCACGCTGGATGCCGTCAAGTTTTCGCAGTATTTCTTTGAGGCTCCCATTTTTACCATACCCGGTCGGACGTTCCCGGTGGAGATGCTGTACACTAAGGAGCCCGAGACGGACTATTTGGATGCATCGTTGATAACG GTCATGCAAATCCACTTACGTGAACCCCCCGGCGACATTCTGCTCTTCCTCACCGGTCAGGAAGAAATTGACACTGCCTGCGAAATTCTGTACGAGCGGATGAAATCTCTCGGCCCGGACGTTCCTGAACTGATTATCCTCCCTGTTTATTCGGCTCTGCCCTCGGAAATGCAAACTCGTATTTTCGATCCGGCTCCACCCGGTAGCCGAAAGGTGGTCATAGCTACGAACATCGCAGAGACTTCACTCACCATCGACGGTATCTACTACGTGGTTGATCCAGGCTTCGTCAAACAGAAGGTATACAACTCGAAAACAGGGATGGATTCCCTGGTTGTTACACCGATTTCTCAAGCAGCCGCCAAACAGAGAGCCGGTCGTGCCGGGCGAACTGGGCCGGGTAAAGCATATCGTTTGTACACGGAACGAGCCTACCGAGATGAAATGCTCCCAACTCCAGTACCGGAAATCCAACGAACTAATCTTGCAACTACGGTTCTCCAGCTGAAAACGATGGGAATTAACGATTTACTACATTTTGACTTCATGGATGCCCCACCAGTTGAATCACTGGTGATGGCCTTGGAGCAACTTCATTCCCTATCGGCACTGGACAACGAAGGTCTGCTCACACGGTTGGGTCGTCGAATGGCCGAATTCCCTCTTGAACCTAATCTGTCTAAAATGTTAATCATGTCCGTGGCGTTGCAATGTTCCGATGAAATCCTCACAATCGTTTCTATGCTGTCTGTGCAGAACGTTTTCTACCGACCGAAGGATAAGCAAGCTCTAGCCGACCAGAAGAAAGCCAAATTTAATCAAATCGAGGGCGACCATTTGACGTTGCTGGCGGTGTATAACAGCTGGAAGAATAACAAATTCTCCAACGCGTGGTGCTACGAAAATTTCGTTCAGATAAGAACGCTCAAACGGGCCCAGGATGTCCGAAAACAACTGTTGGGCATTATGGATAGACACAAGTTAGATGTGGTCTCCGCCGGAAAGAACACCGTTCGAGTGCAGAAGACTATTTGTTCTGGATTCTTCCGGAATGCTGCCAAAAAGGATCCGCAGGAAGGGTATCGTACGTTGGTTGATTCGCAGGTGGTTTACATCCATCCCTCGAGTGCGCTGTTCAATCGACAACCTGAGTG GGTTGTCTACCACGAATTGGTCCAAACCACGAAGGAGTACATGCGGGAAGTGACAACGATCGATCCCAAGTGGCTGGTAGAGTTTGCACCGGCTTTCTTCCGCTTCTCAGATCCTACGAAGTTGAGCAAGTTCAAGAAAAACCAACGTCTGGAACCGCTGTACAACAAATACGAAGAACCCAACGCGTGGCGTATCAGCCGAACCCGAAGGAGACGAAACTAA